CAATAGGAAAAGTAGCACTAAAGGAGCTATGGATTGATTATCATTAGCAATGATTAACTGAGTTGTTGTTCTGCTGACATGCAGGATTGACATGtttatataataacataataaaatgactgaataaatataaatatttatgtcAGCAGAACAACAACTCAGTTAATCATTGctaatgaacaaataaataagtcaGTGTCAGACACTAACAGTACTGTTAGGGATGAGACAGTCCTGAACAGAACTagtgacttttgttttttgtttcttccagCAGAGGAACTAAATTAATCTCTCTAGTCGTCTGAATCACGTCAACACTAAGAAAAAATATTCTCAAAACATctaattaatggagaaaataatgtCTGAAGGAGTTTAGGAGGTTTTGCgctatttttttaaagtaatattatTGACATGTCTAATAAAATgggaatatatatttttacatatatgaAAATATCAACAGTGATGCTTTATTAAAATTCACCTAATGTATGTCCACTGTTTACTCTTATAGGGCCTGATTTTGTGCACTGGCCCAGGGAAAGCCTTTATTATTACACGTTTTTTTCTAATCAAATGGTTTTATATggatgcctttttttttctttaaaaaggcTTCTTTTAACTCTGAGGAAGTCGTAACCTGTGAAAGTGAAAGTCCGTCAGCAGAACACACAGAATAACTGTAACCGAAATACTGCAGCAAAGCACAAACTGaaatataatatgtaaatatatatatatatataatataatataaaataaaagcattcgCAAATTTTGGGTGAAAATTTTTAACTGAAAATCGGTTATGAAGCAGCAGTTTAccgttgtcatgacaacttgccAAACTGTACTCGCCGCCAGCCTGAACCGAGACATAAAATTCACGTAAAGTGTCATTAAGCAAAACCGCGGAGTTTGTTTCCAAATCCGTGTTCCTTTTGTTTTGGTAGAGAAAGTCTCTCAGTATATTAACTGCCcatattttgccttttttgtattaatctcatccttctcttcctctatcaTTTTAAGCTCTCCAGGTGTCAGTTCCTTGTACCGTTTTTCGCTtggtttctgtcttttcttctcaATTTCCCACTGCTGCACGCAGTCTGCAGCTGGAAGGAATAGTGTTGCACagtatttattatgtattatttatattaaaaatagttctcagaatgaaagaagaaatgTTCACAGCCATAGAAAAGCTCTGACAGGAAGTCAGGCTGAACTGCATCATGAGCCTCATCAGTGTGTTTGCTACGACCAGAATCGCTTCATATTATTACAAACTGATCAGCAACAGATGGATGTTTTTACTTTGAGTTTGTGAACAAACATGTAAACCAGCTGGAAAACTACTTTTGGTGGAGCTCTGAtgtattttacagcattttaggagagaaatgagagagaaaagccGCTGAGCAGTGCTGTTGACGACGGTGAACAGGTGAGGTTTGTTTGCTCCACAAAGAAAAATCAGAGAACATCAGAGCTCTACATGACTTCAATATGAAGAGACACAAGTCCGCTATCTGCTGCCTTCACTGTCAGCCCTTAGCACTTGTCACACACTCAGTTTTCACTCTTTTATCActaagagaaaacacaagtgtCAGAAACTCACACTGCACAGAGGAGGCAGCAGCTGGACTGAGTCTCCACGGTTCTCATGGTGTGTTTAAGTGCAGCCTCCTGCCTCTGACTTTCCATCAATCTACTCAGACTCTGTTTGTTCCGTGTCGGATCAAAACTTGTAGAAAACAATGGCAGAAGTAGCTCCAGCTCCCGCCGCCGCCCCGGCTAAAGCCGCCAAGAAGAAGGTTTCCAAGCCGAAGAAGACTGGCCCCAGCGTCAGTGAGCTCATTGTTAAGGCTGTGGCCGCATCCAAGGAGCGGAGCGGCGTGTCTGCAGCCGCCCTCAAAAAGGCTCTGGCTGCCGGAGGTTACGATGTGGAGAAGAACAAGGCCCGCGTCAAGACCGCCATCAAGAGCCTGGTGGCCAAGGGGACTCTAGTCCAGACCAAGGGGACCGGGGCCTCCGGCTCCTTCAAGATGAACAAGAAGGTTGAAACCAAGGCCAAGAAGCCCGTAAAGAAAGCCGCTCCTAAAGCCAAGAAGCCCGCCGCCAAGAAACCCGCAGCGGCTAAGAAGCCCAAGACAGCGGCAGCCAAGAAGACAGCAGCTGCTAAGAAATCCCCCAAGAAGGTCAAGAAGCCCGCAGCGGCCAAGAAAGCAGCCAAGAGCCCCAAGAAGGCCACCAAGAGTCCCAAGAAAGTGGCCAAAAAGGCCCCTGCAGCCAAGAAAGCCCCTGCAAAGAAGGTGGCCAAACCCAAAGCCAAGAAGGCAGCACCCAAGAAGAAGTGAGCTGTCATCAGTCTCAACATCTCAACCTGATCAAAGGCTCTTTTCAGAGCCACACATCTTTAACTAAAGAGCATAATCCTAATTATAATATGTTTTAACTATATAGTGTTTTCACACTAATTGATAACACAGTGGCCTTTTTATTCAGCAAAGTAAACTTATGTTAgagataaaatatgaaaatgaagtCAGATTAGTGGGAGAAGGAGCTCCCTTGTTCCTCTCAGTACCTCGCTTAGTAGGCAGTTATATGTAAAAATGGTGACTGCAGTTATAAATATATCAATTCATAGTCATGTTTTtagaaatataatttcaaatatgaaatagccattcttctaaaaatcatttcctgttctcatccactcttataaacttaacttaaatattttgcatatttgtgtaatatatcaacattacatatccaaaaccaaaccaaatctAAAGGGAACTTCACTGTTTCATGTATTATGAATATGTGAAACACAgaataaatcaccaaaattatgggggggggggaagagtTAATCTCATTTTTGGCTGTCAGgctaaaaaaaactgatttgttGGCCAAGTGGGCCAGTTGGGGGAAAATGTTACTGGATCCTGCATATTCTGTTAACTCAGTCTGTGTCATGGTCTGCACTGAGCAGCACCAAATACAGCAAATCTCTTAGGATGACATTGAACTGTAAATGTATTCCACAGGTTGATATTTATAATTAGTTCAGTTTAAAATAGTGTACAATTCATATAGGTTAATATATATAGACAACCAGTGTTATAAATTACTACAGACTAGACtatcttcttttaaatgttgATATTCTTGGCAACACAACGAAC
This sequence is a window from Thunnus albacares chromosome 12, fThuAlb1.1, whole genome shotgun sequence. Protein-coding genes within it:
- the LOC122994680 gene encoding histone H1-like; the encoded protein is MAEVAPAPAAAPAKAAKKKVSKPKKTGPSVSELIVKAVAASKERSGVSAAALKKALAAGGYDVEKNKARVKTAIKSLVAKGTLVQTKGTGASGSFKMNKKVETKAKKPVKKAAPKAKKPAAKKPAAAKKPKTAAAKKTAAAKKSPKKVKKPAAAKKAAKSPKKATKSPKKVAKKAPAAKKAPAKKVAKPKAKKAAPKKK